Within the Methanobrevibacter wolinii SH genome, the region TAGGTGTTGGATACTTTAAAGATTTAGTTTTTGGTATTTTAATATTATTAATTATTATAATGTTTGTATATGAAGTAAGTAGAAATCAATCTATTAAAAGAATATTACTTGAATCAACACCAACTTTACTTTTATGTTCTTTTTTAGGAATATATGCAGGTACTGTATTGGATTCATGTGAATCTACACTTTTAACTAATCCAACTATATTAACATTAGTACCATTATTATCTGGTGAAAGTGGTAATTTAGTAAGTATTTTAGGTGCAAGATTATCTTCAAGCCTACACTCTGGTTTAATAGAACCTGAGTTTAAACTTACTAATACTACACTTGTTAATTTATTAATAATATTATCACTTGCAGTTATTGTATATCCATTTATAGCTGTTATTTCAGATTTAAGTTCATTTATAATTGGTACTCAAACATTTGGATTAATTCCACTTATATTAATAAGTGTATTTGCAGGTTTAACTTTAATTCCAATAATGATGATAATAGTCTTTGGAATATGTATATTATCTTATAAACATGGTCTTGATCCAGATAATATTGTTATTCCAATTTCAACAAGTATTACTGATGCATTTTCAAATACTTTATTAATTGCTTATTCACTTTTAATAATTGCAATATTTGTATAGTTCAATCATTAAAAATTAATTTTATTTAATCGCTGACTTTGACTAAATTTAAATTTATATATAATTTATTTTTTAATTTAAAAATAATAGTATAGGAAGTTAAAGTTTTAGATGAATTATTTAAGAAAGATTAATGGGATATTATGGATGAAGATTATAATTATTTAATTGAAAAATATAAAAATTATGAACTTGAGGATGGTTTAAGTTCTTTAAAAGAGAGTAATAAGGTTTTGTATGATGATAAATTTTATTTAAATAATGAGAATTTAAATCTAAAAAAGGAAAATCATAAGTTATTTAAGGAAAATCAACATTTTAAATCTACAAAAGCATATAAAATCTGGAGAAAATATGCTTTATTAAAAGATAAATTGTTTTCAAATAGAAATAATAAGGAAATATCTAATAAAAATGATTTTAATATAAATTCTAATTATAAACCAGTTAAAAATTTAAAAAAAATTAAAGTTGCAATTATTGCAGATCAATTTACTTATGATTCATTTAAATATGAATTTGAAGCTATTTTAATTAATCCTAATGATTGGGAAGAAAAATTTAAGTTTTTTCAACCAGATTTATTTTTTTGTGAATCTACATGGCAAGGTATTGGAACAAAAGAAAATAAAGAACCTTGGTTTAATAAAGTTATTAAACTTTATAACATTGATGGTGAAAATCGTAAAGAACTACTTAAAATTTTAAATTATTGTAAAGATAATAAAATACCTAGTATATTTTGGAATAAAGAAGATCCGATTCATTATAGGACAGATGATTGGTCTTTTGCTGATACTGCTTCTAAATTTGATTATATTTTTACATCCTCTGAAGAATCTATAGATTCATATAAAAAAGACTATAATCATAATAATGTTTATTCTTTAATGTTTGCTGCTCAACCTAAATTATTCAATCCCTTAAATTTAAGTAGGGAAACTATCAAATATCCTGTATTTGCAGGAACATATTATGGTGATAGCCATCCTGAAAGAACAAAATTAATGAATATGATTTTTGATAAAATTATTGAACAGTGGGGCAATCTTATAATATTTGATCGTAATTATTATAGGAAACTTTTTGCTTATCCAGAAAAATATCAAAAATATGTTCATCCTGCAATAGAATATGAAAAAACAGCTTCCTTGTATAAAAAAATGAAATGGGGTTTAAATTTTAATATAGTTACAGAATCAAATACTATGTTTGCAAGAAGAATATATGAATTAGCAATAACGAATACTTTAATTCTTAGTAATTATTCAAAAGCAGTTGAAAGATTATTTGGTGATAACATATTTTTCTTTGATAATATTCAAAAATTACCAGATATTAATGGTTCATATGAAGAAAAGCGTATGAATAATTTATATAATGTTTTAAAAAATCACACATATACTGAAAGATTTAAACAGATTTTGGATACTATTGGATATCCATATATTGAAGATAAAAATGATATTACTGTGATTTTCAAATTAGATTCACTAAAAAAACTTGAAGCATCTATTGAT harbors:
- a CDS encoding magnesium transporter, encoding MNSQNSIILNKFSNFIRNNRSTLRQSLVALFICAIGDLCAGIILGNMTYFLNAFPGLLILIPGAIGMRGNIFGSFASRLSTNLHIGVLDPEFKRSKVLFTNLKSSFVLTMVLSVFLAIFAKIMCLIFHLRSIDLMDFILISVFAGIISNLIMLPITMCISFKSYKGGWDPDNVTTPLVAAFGDLFTLPAIIVSLFILKGLGVGYFKDLVFGILILLIIIMFVYEVSRNQSIKRILLESTPTLLLCSFLGIYAGTVLDSCESTLLTNPTILTLVPLLSGESGNLVSILGARLSSSLHSGLIEPEFKLTNTTLVNLLIILSLAVIVYPFIAVISDLSSFIIGTQTFGLIPLILISVFAGLTLIPIMMIIVFGICILSYKHGLDPDNIVIPISTSITDAFSNTLLIAYSLLIIAIFV
- a CDS encoding CgeB family protein: MDEDYNYLIEKYKNYELEDGLSSLKESNKVLYDDKFYLNNENLNLKKENHKLFKENQHFKSTKAYKIWRKYALLKDKLFSNRNNKEISNKNDFNINSNYKPVKNLKKIKVAIIADQFTYDSFKYEFEAILINPNDWEEKFKFFQPDLFFCESTWQGIGTKENKEPWFNKVIKLYNIDGENRKELLKILNYCKDNKIPSIFWNKEDPIHYRTDDWSFADTASKFDYIFTSSEESIDSYKKDYNHNNVYSLMFAAQPKLFNPLNLSRETIKYPVFAGTYYGDSHPERTKLMNMIFDKIIEQWGNLIIFDRNYYRKLFAYPEKYQKYVHPAIEYEKTASLYKKMKWGLNFNIVTESNTMFARRIYELAITNTLILSNYSKAVERLFGDNIFFFDNIQKLPDINGSYEEKRMNNLYNVLKNHTYTERFKQILDTIGYPYIEDKNDITVIFKLDSLKKLEASIDLYNKIDYSNKKLNIVFNDKSIDITNLKLKYPEIDDVSIENNDFHDYFNNISTEFLIILDKEIGSDFISKGILHYKYLNKRVSISEGLNKFTLGIENDINNKIINKINYPNLYENSSIDVYYI